The following are from one region of the Aspergillus chevalieri M1 DNA, chromosome 1, nearly complete sequence genome:
- a CDS encoding uncharacterized protein (COG:S;~EggNog:ENOG410PGCZ;~InterPro:IPR018946,IPR043904) has product MAAAASRRLADATNGHPMPSQETENKGVERIPSSRRQNGYERDVAYHPRAPQAQVSRSQTVSYRRYPAPTARGHHRSSNSFSARSRNMPPNWDDKPLPPEPETTEDESTTPSRRPLPQPAVPQDESARGASPQTILSTQPTSPLSRSDTTRSTKERRHDWASDRSPLQKLEVALDGISKEEKRARVMEAEMKVKERLERQKAESEAHDSPAPAPAPAKESASPSPALETPKPKVETPQMNLDRSTRSTTRSINSSLGTNTPDGYRDSPEERHIQRSNTTREPSSFRYAAVPRNDMRYVKPSAGQPVPAGQAPRRAVSVSHHPGRPMPRPLVNGKSSQETPVIHKRTVSQADPVSVPPRRVMLDENQAPRQASIPVPHDLPGRPAEQRAPSAAMPNSQRPSAGAYLAQNAMVPEPVQPVTKDLAVPQDLPSHESNECTAPLKPKRNTVSFNVPPPTPPPLFEWKNAPVARLNISDFEFQNLDVARIKAWWGEGASNRRRSRGLPKNYQMPSQKPRSYKAFQPSLHLRSGPLLRYTGMKRVQIDGPNGPFEKVTWRGSIMIVTQDSKSVYEPAPTLRLFSQPMDLLPPPPVVVNGDDEGSQLPPEYVDPTAGLMKLGRDGRPLYVKPVEHTEEELDLSHVEDDDGIYELSASILDFSSEGVKQPMPANRVHTVDGEVAGAYKELTGIRLYADLDRDVTFWRFNIEVELGEAQQRIAYRINHSPALGFWVPAKSQMMNMTFHSGNGFTPGVDTNKFCGPDPLWRDILNEHQTRPFHVVIGGGDQIFNDKVTAESIHFQDWLKIKDLGDQYNMPFDPEFRAELESLFLKNYLTWFSQGLFSLVGSQIPMVNMWNDHEILEGYGSYPDEFMQSPVISGLGRIAFKYYLLFQHQTAIEETEHDEPSWIMGAGPGPYIKERSRSLFIPLGKGVTLLGLDERTERMSHEILSEPTCDIIWDRCHREMNRGEVKHLLVLSSIPIAYPRMAMLKNILNSRKSLGKAGLFGGLVNKNGGKIEIYDDHWTAKHHKAERTFLIEDLQDLAADKSIRITILSGDVHLAAMGQFYSNPKLGLPKDKDYRYMPNIISSAIANFPETEMVSDMLNRRNQVHHMDSNTDEDMIPIFTHDVDGKPRNNKRLIPRRNWCSIREYQPGFTPPVTPDIDDDEEEPRPGKLKRTLSLTRGDRPAGGLLRRLSGRGRPPTTDIDFDNLGNGKASRRMSMDGPFPPSSNSSLRPPRSTESFNRPGTGAGTGPGSFFRRPTNPSRRGSIRSKKSTTSNTNSTTNTTTGDDDGMGGLVNLEGGLAITLNLELNPKDPAGITTPYKLLVPMLRYDGVEYDPPATRVTKGWKKWLGVKKGGHLSQENNRNGEETEGDEVESDGENYDNGDQHGQAEDHSDSDADVGAGPASEEGRKRKKWFGRNL; this is encoded by the exons ATGGCAGCAGCCGCCTCCCGAAGACTTGCAGATGCCACCAACGGACATCCTATGCCATCGCAAGAGACCGAGAACAAAGGAGTGGAACGCATACCATCAAGTAGACGGCAAAATGGCTACGAGAGAGATGTCGCATACCATCCTCGAGCGCCTCAGGCCCAAGTCTCCAGATCCCAGACGGTCTCATACAGGAGATATCCAGCACCAACAGCCCGCGGGCATCATCGTTCATCCAATTCATTTTCCGCGAGATCCAGGAATATGCCTCCAAATTGGGACGATAAACCACTTCCCCCAGAGCCCGAGACTACGGAAGACGAGTCTACAACGCCGAGCAGACGTCCATTGCCGCAGCCCGCTGTACCGCAGGACGAAAGCGCACGGGGAGCCTCACCACAGACGATCCTCAGTACCCAACCGACATCGCCGTTAAGTCGATCAGATACCACCCGTTCGACCAAAGAGCGGCGGCATGACTGGGCTTCGGACCGATCTCCTCTACAGAAGCTGGAAGTGGCCTTGGATGGAATTAGCAAAGAAGAGAAACGTGCTCGAGTTATGGAAGCGGAGATGAAAGTCAAAGAGCGATTGGAGCGGCAAAAGGCTGAGAGCGAAGCTCATGAttcaccagcaccagcaccagctcCCGCTAAGGAATCTGCTAGcccttctcctgctcttgaGACTCCGAAGCCCAAAGTCGAAACGCCGCAAATGAACTTGGACCGGTCAACTAGGAGTACGACCAGAAGTATCAATTCCTCATTAGGGACAAACACTCCCGATGGGTACCGTGATTCTCCGGAGGAACGTCACATCCAGAGGTCCAATACCACAAGAGAGCCGTCGTCGTTTCGGTACGCCGCAGTGCCTCGTAATGACATGCGTTACGTTAAGCCTTCGGCTGGTCAGCCTGTACCCGCTGGTCAAGCTCCCCGGCGAGCTGTGTCAGTCAGCCATCACCCTGGAAGACCGATGCCGCGGCCATTAGTGAATGGAAAGTCGTCTCAGGAAACTCCGGTAATACACAAGAGGACTGTATCTCAAGCTGACCCGGTATCCGTGCCTCCGAGGAGAGTCATGCTTGACGAGAACCAAGCACCACGGCAGGCATCAATCCCTGTCCCGCACGATCTTCCAGGAAGACCAGCCGAGCAACGGGCACCCTCAGCTGCCATGCCAAATTCTCAGCGGCCATCGGCGGGCGCCTATCTGGCACAGAATGCAATGGTACCTGAGCCTGTTCAACCAGTCACGAAAGATTTGGCCGTTCCGCAGGACCTTCCATCTCACGAGTCGAACGAGTGTACTGCGCCACTGAAGCCAAAACGAAACACGGTCTCTTTCAATGTACCACCGCCCACACCACCTCCATTATTCGAATGGAAGAATGCGCCGGTGGCTAGGCTGAACATTTCCGATTTCGAGTTCCAGAATCTGGATGTTGCTAGAATCAAGGCATGGTGGGGCGAAGGAGCTTCCAATCGTCGACGAAGCAGAGGGCTTCCGAAGAATTACCAGATGCCTTCTCAGAAGCCAAGGT CATACAAAGCCTTCCAACCATCGCTTCATTTGAGAAGCGGTCCTCTGCTTCGGTATACAGGGATGAAACGGGTGCAGATTGATGGGCCCAATGGACCGTTTGAGAAGGTGACATGGAGAGGCAGCATCATGATCGTGACTCAGGACTCCAAGTCCGTATACGAGCCAGCACCAACTTTGAGACTCTTCTCCCAGCCGATGGATCTCTTGCCTCCTCCGCCTGTCGTGGTCAATGGTGATGACGAAGGATCCCAGCTTCCACCCGAGTACGTCGACCCGACCGCTGGGCTAATGAAACTTGGACGCGACGGAAGGCCGCTGTACGTCAAGCCCGTGGAGCATACCGAGGAGGAGTTGGATCTGTCGCATGTGGAAGACGACGATGGGATATATGAGTTATCCGCCAGCATCCTCGATTTTAGCAGTGAAGGAGTCAAGCAGCCAATGCCCGCCAACCGGGTCCACACAGTGGACGGAGAAGTCGCTGGGGCGTACAAAGAGCTAACCGGCATCCGCTTGTACGCGGACCTAGACCGCGATGTCACCTTCTGGCGATTCAATATCGAAGTTGAACTAGGTGAAGCCCAGCAGCGGATCGCATACCGCATCAACCACAGTCCCGCGTTGGGTTTCTGGGTCCCAGCCAAGTCACAGATGATGAACATGACCTTCCACAGCGGCAACGGATTTACTCCTGGGGTTGACACGAACAAGTTCTGCGGACCAGACCCTCTATGGCGCGATATCCTCAACGAGCATCAGACTCGACCGTTCCATGTGGTGATCGGTGGAGGCGACCAGATCTTCAACGACAAGGTCACGGCAGAATCTATACATTTCCAAGATTGGCTCAAGATCAAGGATCTGGGAGATCAATACAACATGCCCTTCGATCCAGAGTTTCGCGCGGAGCTGGAGAGCTTATTCCTGAAAAACTATTTGACGTGGTTCTCTCAGGGATTGTTCTCGTTGGTGGGATCCCAGATTCCTATGGTCAACATGTGGAATGACCACGAAATCCTCGAGGGGTATGGATCGTACCCTGACGAGTTTATGCAGAGTCCGGTGATTTCGGGTCTGGGACGTATTGCGTTCAAATATTACCTGTTGTTCCAGCACCAGACTGCCATTGAGGAGACGGAACATGATGAACCCAGCTGGATTATGGGGGCTGGACCAGGCCCTTATATCAAGGAACGAAGCCGGAGTCTGTTCATCCCGCTTGGTAAGGGTGTGACTTTGCTGGGTCTGGATGAGAGAACCGAGCGGATGAGCCATGAGATTCTCAGTGAACCGACTTGTGATATCATCTGGGATAGATGCCATCGCGAGATGAACCGGGGAGAGGTCAAGCATCTGCTCGTGCTTTCAAGTATTCCCATTGCATATCCCCGAATG GCAATGCTCAAGAATATCCTGAACAGCCGCAAGTCTCTAGGCAAAGCAGGACTCTTTGGCGGCCTGGTGAACAAAAACGGTGGCAAGATCGAGATATACGACGACCACTGGACCGCCAAACACCACAAGGCCGAACGGACATTCCTGATCGAAGATCTCCAGGACCTTGCTGCAGACAAGTCCATCCGAATCACCATTCTCAGCGGCGATGTCCACCTGGCCGCCATGGGACAGTTCTATTCGAATCCCAAGCTGGGCCTCCCCAAGGACAAGGATTACCGGTACATGCCGAATATCATCTCATCAGCGATTGCAAATTTCCCGGAAACTGAGATGGTGTCGGATATGCTCAACAGGCGCAACCAGGTGCATCATATGGATTCGAACacggatgaggatatgatACCGATCTTTACCCATGATGTTGATGGGAAGCCGCGGAATAACAAGCGATTGATTCCACGACGGAACTGGTGTTCGATTCGGGAGTATCAGCCTG GCTTCACTCCACCAGTGACACCCGATatcgatgatgacgaggaagagCCTCGCCCGGGGAAGCTTAAGCGGACATTGTCATTAACGCGCGGAGACCGACCGGCAGGTGGACTCCTACGACGCCTCTCAGGCCGTGGTCGCCCTCCAACTACGGACATCGACTTCGACAACCTAGGCAACGGAAAAGCCAGTCGCCGCATGAGCATGGACGGCCCCTTTCCACCATCAAGCAATAGTTCGCTCCGACCGCCACGATCAACCGAGTCATTCAACCGACCCGGAACCGGAGCCGGAACTGGACCCGGGTCCTTTTTCCGCCGACCTACGAACCCCAGCCGACGGGGCTCGATTCGGTCGAAGAAATCGACTACGAGCAACACTAACAGCACGACCAACACTACTACAGGGGATGACGACGGAATGGGCGGTCTGGTTAACCTGGAAGGCGGTCTGGCGATTACGTTGAATCTGGAGCTGAACCCGAAAGACCCCGCTGGGATCACGACACCGTATAAACTGCTGGTTCCGATGTTACGGTATGACGGGGTGGAATATGACCCGCCGGCGACGCGGGTGACTAAGGGGTGGAAGAAGTGGCTGGGAGTGAAGAAGGGTGGCCATCTGAGCCAGGAGAATAATAGAAATGGAGAGGAAACCGAAGGGGACGAAGTCGAGTCGGATGGGGAAAACTACGATAACGGAGATCAACATGGACAGGCGGAGGACCACTCGGACAGTGATGCGGATGTGGGAGCGGGACCGGCATCGGAGGAGGggcggaagaggaagaagtggTTTGGACGTAACCTGTGA
- the trr1 gene encoding thioredoxin-disulfide reductase TRR1 (BUSCO:EOG0926386D;~COG:O;~EggNog:ENOG410PF9Q;~InterPro:IPR023753,IPR005982,IPR008255,IPR036188;~PFAM:PF13738,PF00070,PF07992;~go_component: GO:0005737 - cytoplasm [Evidence IEA];~go_function: GO:0004791 - thioredoxin-disulfide reductase activity [Evidence IEA];~go_function: GO:0016491 - oxidoreductase activity [Evidence IEA];~go_process: GO:0019430 - removal of superoxide radicals [Evidence IEA];~go_process: GO:0055114 - oxidation-reduction process [Evidence IEA]) → MVHTKVVIIGSGPAAHTAAVYLSRAELKPVLYEGMLANGTAAGGQLTTTTDIENFPGFPDGIGGAELMEAMRKQSIRFGTEVITETISKLDLSQKPFKLWTEYNDGPDNAPAHTADAVIIATGANARRLNLPGEEKFWQNGISACAVCDGAVPIFRNKPLFVIGGGDSAAEEAMFLAKYGSHVTVLVRRDKLRASKTMAHRLLSHPKVTVRFNSVATEVLGEDKPMGLMTHLRVKDTVSGQEEVVDANGLFYAVGHDPANALVKGQVDLDEDGYIITKAGTSYTSREGVFACGDVQDKRYRQAITSAGSGCIAALEAEKFIAEAESESPPQAETQATNQAEGSTIQPAAQEVPGTERRKDSQGGTAEYQQNPLL, encoded by the exons ATGGTGCACACCAAGGTTGTTA TCATCGGCTCCGGCCCCGCCGCACACACTGCCGCCGTCTACCTCTCGCGAGCGGAATTGAAGCCCGTCCTTTATGAGGGTATGCTGGCCAACGGCACCGCGGCCGGTGGTCagctcaccaccaccaccgacATCGAGAACTTCCCCGGTTTCCCCGATGGCATTGGCGGCGCCGAACTGATGGAGGCCATGCGTAAACAATCCATCCGCTTCGGCACAGAAGTCATCACAGAGACCATTTCCAAGCTGGACCTGTCGCAGAAGCCCTTCAAGCTCTGGACCGAATACAACGACGGCCCCGACAATGCGCCCGCCCACACCGCCGACGCcgtcatcatcgccaccGGTGCCAACGCCCGCCGTCTCAATCTCCCCGGGGAGGAGAAGTTCTGGCAGAACGGTATCTCCGCCTGCGCTGTCTGCGACGGTGCCGTGCCCATCTTCCGCAACAAGCCGCTCTTCGtcattggtggtggtgactCCGCCGCCGAAGAGGCCATGTTCCTCGCCAAGTACGGCAGCCACGTCACTGTCCTCGTCCGTCGCGACAAGCTACGTGCTTCCAAGACCATGGCCCACCGTCTCCTCTCGCATCCCAAGGTCACCGTTCGCTTCAACTCCGTTGCCACCGAAGTGCTGGGTGAGGACAAGCCCATGGGTCTCATGACCCACCTCCGCGTCAAAGACACCGTCTCCGGCCAGGAGGAAGTCGTCGATGCCAACGGTCTGTTCTACGCTGTTGGTCACGACCCCGCCAACGCCCTGGTCAAGGGTCAGGTCGACCTCGACGAGGATGGCTACATCATTACTAAGGCTGGTACCAGCTACACCAGCCGCGAGGGTGTCTTTGCTTGCGGTGACGTCCAGGACAAGCGGTATAGACAGGCTATCACCAGTGCTG GATCTGGCTGCATCGCTGCCCTCGAAGCCGAGAAGTTCATCGCCGAAGCTGAATCTGAGTCTCCCCCTCAGGCTGAGACCCAGGCTACCAACCAGGCCGAGGGCTCGACCATCCAGCCCGCCGCCCAGGAGGTCCCTGGCACCGAGCGCCGGAAAGACTCCCAAGGTGGTACCGCTGAGTACCAGCAGAACCCTCTCCTCTAA
- the kexB gene encoding kexin kexB (BUSCO:EOG09260J8F;~COG:O;~EggNog:ENOG410PF8E;~InterPro:IPR023828,IPR002884,IPR000209,IPR034182, IPR008979,IPR022398,IPR015500,IPR036852;~MEROPS:MER0000364;~PFAM:PF01483,PF00082;~SECRETED:SignalP(1-19);~TransMembrane:1 (n3-14c19/20o727-749i);~go_function: GO:0004252 - serine-type endopeptidase activity [Evidence IEA];~go_function: GO:0008236 - serine-type peptidase activity [Evidence IEA];~go_process: GO:0006508 - proteolysis [Evidence IEA]), producing the protein MRFLTSAAVALGFLCTASTTNFQPRSYDTHDFFALQLDESTLPSEVAQALGARHEGQVGELPGHHTFSLPREESSNIDALLQDLQLRRKLRRRSGNGAALDKREDGLDGIVWSQKLALRKRLEKRMPPPINQPRSFFSSKTDAQAVQTQQEVAMALGITDPIFADQWHLYNTVQVGHDLNVTGVWMEGITGQGVITAIVDDGLDMYSNDLRPNYYPEGSYDFNDKTPEPKPRLYDDKHGTRCSGEIAAAKNDVCGVGVAYDSRIAGIRILSKPIDDADEAASINYDYQHNDIYSCSWGPPDDGQTMEGPGIMIKRAIVNGVQNGRDGKGSIFVFAAGNGAASDDNCNFDGYTNSIYSITVGAIDRAGKHPSYSESCSAQLVVAYSSGSGDAIHTTDVGLDTCSKLHGGTSAAGPLGAGVVALALSARPDLTWRDTQYLMLDSAIPIHEDDGSWQITKAGRKFSHDWGYGKIDAYSMVQKAKTWDLVKPQAWFNSPWLRVLHEIPQGEQGLSSSYEVTSDMLKKANIDRLEHVTVTMNVNHTRRGDLSVELRSPEGIVSHLSTARKSDNAPVGYVDWTFMTVAHWGESGIGKWTVIVKDTKVNENSGEFIDWRLNLWGEAIDGANQPLHPLPTEHDDDHTIEDATVVTTSVQPQPTKTQVPGEPNEAVDRPVNAKPSETQDLATTTIASPEPRPPMETQSAIPTSTPVSESFLPSFFPTFGASKRTQAWIYAAIGSIIVFCIGLGVYFNVQRRKRARDNPRDDYDFEVVEDEDELHAMTGFSSRTQRRGGELYNAFAGESDEELLSDDDDEGPYRDHKARETSSGERYDEPEK; encoded by the exons ATGCGTTTTCTCACCAGCGCAGCAGTAGCCTTGGGCTTCCTGTGTACAGCTTCTACGACAAACTTTCAACCCCGTTCTTACGATACCCACGACTTCTTCGCTCTACAACTCGATGAGTCCACGTTGCCCTCCGAAGTCGCCCAGGCGCTGGGCGCCCGCCACGAAGGCCAAGTAGGTGAACTACCAGGCCACCATACCTTCTCCCTTCCAAGAGAAGAGAGCTCGAATATCGATGCTTTGCTGCAGGATCTACAGTTGCGGAGGAAGTTACGGCGGCGGTCGGGAAATGGCGCGGCGTTAGATAAAAGGGAGGATGGCTTGGACGGCATCGTTTGGTCGCAGAAACTGGCTCTACGGAAACGATTGGAGAAAAGAATGCCTCCGCCAATAAATCAGCCGAGGAGCTTCTTCTCCAGTAAGACAGACGCACAAGCCGTTCAGACTCAGCAGGAGGTTGCGATGGCCCTCGGTATCACGGACCCGATCTTCGCGGACCAGTGGCATCTTTACAACACGGTACAAGTTGGGCATGATCTGAACGTGACGGGTGTATGGATGGAGGGGATTACCGGTCAGGGTGTTATTACGGCTATTGTCGACGACGGACTAGATATGTACAGCAACGACCTCCGACCCAACTACTATCCCGAGGGTTCCTACGATTTTAACGACAAGACTCCCGAGCCTAAACCCCGCCTTTACGATGATAAGCACGGTACGCGCTGCTCCGGTGAAATCGCGGCGGCTAAAAACGATGTTTGCGGTGTTGGAGTGGCTTACGACAGCCGAATTGCTGGCATCCGTATCTTGTCCAAGCCGATCGACGATGCGGACGAGGCGGCCTCCATCAACTATGACTACCAACACAATGACATCTATTCGTGCTCTTGGGGGCCTCCCGATGATGGACAGACCATGGAAGGTCCTGGGATTATGATCAAACGGGCCATCGTGAACGGCGTGCAGAATGGTCGGGATGGAAAAGGTTCAATCTTCGTCTTTGCCGCTGGCAATGGTGCAGCATCAGATGATAACTGCAACTTCGACGGGTACACCAACAGTATCTACAGTATCACGGTGGGTGCCATTGACCGCGCAGGCAAGCACCCAAGCTATTCCGAGTCCTGCTCCGCGCAGTTGGTGGTCGCGTACAGCAGTGGCTCCGGCGATGCGATTCATACCACCGATGTTGGTCTTGACACTTGCAGCAAGCTCCACGGAGGAACCTCCGCAGCGGGTCCGCTCGGCGCCGGCGTGGTGGCCCTCGCTCTCAGTGCTCGTCCGGACCTGACGTGGCGCGATACTCAATACCTGATGCTCGATTCGGCCATCCCGATTCACGAGGATGACGGAAGTTGGCAGATCACGAAAGCTGGACGAAAGTTCAGCCATGACTGGGGGTACGGCAAGATTGACGCATACTCCATGGTCCAGAAGGCCAAGACATGGGACTTGGTGAAACCGCAGGCTTGGTTTAACTCTCCATGGCTCCGCGTTCTTCATGAGATTCCTCAAGGCGAACAGGGCCTGTCTAGCTCGTATGAGGTGACTAGTGACATGTTGAAGAAGGCCAATATTGATCGGTTGGAGCATGTCACCGTGACCATGAACGTGAACCACACCCGTCGTGGGGACCTGAGTGTGGAATTGCGCAGTCCTGAGGGCATCGTCAGCCATCTGAGTACGGCTAGAAAATCCGACAATGCACCAGTTGGCTATGTTGACTGGACCTTCATGACTGTTGCTCACTG GGGTGAGTCAGGAATCGGAAAATGGACAGTGATCGTCAAAGACACCAAAGTCAACGAAAACTCTGGAGAGTTTATCGACTGGCGGTTGAATCTTTGGGGAGAGGCCATCGATGGAGCCAATCAGCCTTTGCACCCGCTCCCGACGGAACACGACGACGACCACACCATCGAAGACGCCACTGTGGTTACGACCAGTGTCCAGCCCCAACCAACCAAGACCCAGGTCCCTGGTGAACCCAACGAGGCCGTCGACCGCCCTGTCAACGCTAAACCCAGCGAAACACAAGACCTCGCAACGACCACGATTGCATCTCCGGAGCCCCGGCCTCCCATGGAGACTCAATCCGCTATCCCCACCAGCACCCCTGTGTCTGAGAGCTTCCTGCCCTCATTCTTCCCTACCTTCGGTGCTTCGAAACGCACTCAAGCGTGGATTTACGCAGCCATCGGTTCCATCATCGTATTCTGCATCGGCCTCGGTGTCTACTTCAACGTGCAACGGCGCAAGCGCGCGCGTGACAACCCTCGCGATGACTACGACTTTGAAGTCgtcgaagacgaggatgagtTACATGCCATGACTGGATTCTCGAGCCGTACCCAACGCCGGGGTGGTGAGCTGTACAACGCGTTTGCCGGGGAAAGCGATGAAGAATTACTCAgtgatgacgacgatgaaggACCGTACCGTGATCACAAAGCACGAGAGACGAGTAGCGGAGAGCGTTATGACGAGCCGGAGAAATGA